From Triticum urartu cultivar G1812 chromosome 2, Tu2.1, whole genome shotgun sequence, a single genomic window includes:
- the LOC125536219 gene encoding calmodulin-1-like has product MAIRGVPSQREMTVAEFKEWLKQFDADGDGRISRDELREAIRRRGGWFTTLRAGRAVRRADRDNSGFIDDAEVENLVAFAQKDLGMRISAW; this is encoded by the coding sequence ATGGCGATCAGGGGGGTACCTTCGCAGCGGGAGATGACGGTGGCGGAGTTCAAGGAGTGGCTGAAGCAGTTCGACGCGGACGGCGACGGCCGGATCAGCAGGGACGAGCTCCGCGAGGCCATCCGCCGCCGCGGCGGCTGGTTCACCACCCTCAGGGCCGGCCGCGCCGTCCGCCGCGCCGACAGGGACAACAGCGGCTTCATCGACGACGCCGAGGTGGAGAACCTCGTCGCCTTCGCGCAGAAGGATCTCGGCATGAGGATCTCTGCCTGGTAG